A region of Polyangiaceae bacterium DNA encodes the following proteins:
- the ccsA gene encoding cytochrome c biogenesis protein CcsA, producing MEGIATAAFYLGAAAYAAAAILFFLDLARRQGSAPAAASAPVALGVGALLHAVHVVSASLFSRICPVESLHFSLSLSALILAGVYLGLRSRFRLQAVGAVVAPLALTFLIGAQFVGAEQSSIAGVSRQLLILHITANLAGVGLFMLAGAAGAFYLVQERSLKEKRPTWITAKLPPLDALDRTEHRLLLTGFPLLTFGVVTGGFFVSRIGAAGGAEILRAALGYATWILLAAVLVMRAAAGWRGRRSAYGTLAGVMCVTAVIVLYAIKSSGGPG from the coding sequence ATGGAAGGCATCGCGACCGCAGCGTTCTATCTCGGCGCCGCCGCTTATGCGGCTGCGGCGATCCTGTTCTTTCTCGATCTGGCGCGGCGTCAGGGGTCTGCACCCGCGGCGGCCTCGGCCCCGGTGGCGCTCGGGGTCGGCGCTCTGCTGCACGCCGTCCACGTGGTCAGCGCCAGCCTCTTCTCGCGCATCTGTCCGGTGGAGTCGCTGCACTTCTCGCTCAGCTTGTCCGCGCTGATCCTCGCCGGCGTCTACCTGGGACTGCGCTCGCGTTTCCGGCTGCAGGCCGTCGGCGCCGTGGTGGCTCCGCTCGCGCTCACCTTCCTGATCGGCGCGCAGTTCGTCGGCGCCGAGCAGAGCTCCATCGCTGGCGTGTCGAGGCAGCTGCTCATCCTGCACATCACCGCGAACCTGGCCGGAGTCGGCCTGTTCATGCTGGCCGGGGCCGCGGGCGCCTTCTATCTGGTGCAGGAGCGCAGCCTGAAGGAGAAGCGCCCCACCTGGATCACCGCCAAGCTGCCCCCGCTCGACGCCTTGGACCGCACGGAGCACCGCCTGCTCCTGACCGGGTTTCCCCTGCTGACCTTCGGCGTGGTCACCGGCGGCTTCTTCGTGAGTCGCATCGGCGCCGCCGGTGGCGCCGAGATCCTGCGCGCAGCGCTGGGCTACGCCACCTGGATCCTCTTGGCAGCCGTGTTGGTGATGCGCGCGGCGGCGGGCTGGCGCGGGCGCCGCTCGGCGTACGGCACGCTGGCGGGCGTGATGTGCGTCACCGCCGTCATCGTGCTCTACGCCATCAAGAGCAGCGGGGGCCCGGGATGA
- the pssA gene encoding CDP-diacylglycerol--serine O-phosphatidyltransferase, with protein MITMAAVFCGFNAIRICAKPGAEVEDFHRAAVLLMFAMLFDLLDGRVARLTKTQSAFGLQLDSLADLVSFGVAPALLVYQWVLHRHPIPGLLVAFLYVACAAARLARFNVLSSAPSGAPVKPGKYIVGLPSPPASGVLISLAVADSAVGGTLGSEQNTLAFFGVTVVVALLMVSNVRFRSFKDLRLNTASILFVLFVMGSSLAVSHILRPHFVLIWLLGMYITIGLVESIRAVAAWLLRPRDTVPPAE; from the coding sequence ATGATCACGATGGCGGCCGTGTTCTGCGGCTTCAACGCCATCCGGATCTGCGCCAAGCCGGGAGCCGAGGTCGAGGACTTCCACCGCGCCGCGGTGCTCCTGATGTTCGCGATGCTGTTCGATCTGCTCGACGGCCGCGTCGCGCGCCTGACCAAGACGCAGAGCGCGTTCGGCCTACAGCTCGACTCGCTGGCGGATCTGGTCTCCTTCGGCGTCGCCCCCGCGCTGCTCGTCTACCAGTGGGTGCTGCACCGCCACCCGATCCCGGGCCTCTTGGTCGCGTTCCTCTACGTGGCCTGCGCCGCTGCGCGTCTGGCGCGCTTCAACGTTCTGTCGTCCGCCCCGAGCGGCGCACCGGTCAAACCCGGCAAGTACATCGTGGGTCTGCCCTCCCCGCCGGCCTCGGGTGTGCTCATCTCCCTCGCCGTCGCCGACTCGGCCGTGGGAGGCACGCTTGGCTCGGAGCAGAACACGCTGGCATTCTTCGGCGTCACGGTGGTCGTCGCGCTGCTCATGGTCTCGAACGTGCGCTTCCGCTCGTTCAAGGATCTGCGGCTGAACACCGCGTCGATCCTGTTCGTGCTGTTCGTGATGGGCTCGAGCCTGGCGGTCAGTCACATCCTCAGGCCGCACTTCGTGCTGATCTGGCTGCTCGGCATGTACATCACCATCGGTCTGGTGGAGTCGATCCGCGCCGTCGCCGCCTGGCTCTTGCGGCCCCGGGACACGGTTCCGCCCGCGGAATGA
- a CDS encoding glutamyl-tRNA reductase, whose translation MIVVVGLSHRTAPIAVREKIALPKAELPRVLTQLVERKSVGEAMLISTCNRVELVSAGRRGPASDLAEVGQDAVEGLSALAPGVRPHLYVHEGMDAVRHLFRVAASLDSLVLGEPQILGQVKDAFETARVAGTIGGCLHRTVPRAIRAAKRVRTETQLGAGQVSVPSVSVDLARQIFGELRGRTVVLLGSGEMAETVAKLLKNAGTRLLVVGRNEARVGVLAAAVGGEPRGWTELAAALTEADVVITSTSAPGFVVDYDLISGIRKKRRGRNLFFIDLAVPRDVDPRVESLNEVFLYNIDDFERVVGETRQSRAREAEHAERIVVEEMAGWERWAETTQITPVVVALRARLGRYLHAELDKSLKNRLKHLGAEERAALETMLDAALNKMLHAPTAHLRHVVTDKDYESYRVEQLMSALTELFELDAEPQAVSSTPSRPPAATEAENAEQSERRATGTNGK comes from the coding sequence ATGATCGTCGTCGTCGGCCTCTCGCATCGCACCGCCCCCATTGCCGTGCGCGAGAAGATCGCGCTGCCCAAGGCGGAGCTCCCCCGCGTGCTGACGCAGCTCGTCGAGCGCAAGAGCGTGGGCGAGGCGATGCTGATTTCGACCTGCAACCGCGTCGAGCTCGTCAGCGCGGGACGTCGCGGCCCGGCGTCCGACCTGGCGGAGGTCGGCCAGGACGCCGTCGAGGGACTGTCGGCGCTCGCTCCCGGCGTGCGCCCCCACCTCTACGTCCACGAAGGCATGGACGCGGTGCGCCACCTGTTCCGCGTGGCCGCCTCCCTCGACTCGCTGGTGCTCGGCGAGCCTCAGATCTTGGGACAAGTGAAGGACGCGTTCGAGACCGCGCGCGTCGCCGGTACCATCGGCGGCTGCCTGCACCGCACCGTGCCGCGGGCCATCCGCGCCGCCAAGCGCGTGCGAACCGAGACCCAGCTCGGTGCCGGGCAGGTCTCCGTTCCCAGCGTCTCCGTCGATCTGGCCCGGCAGATCTTCGGCGAGCTGCGGGGCCGCACGGTCGTCCTCTTGGGCTCCGGCGAGATGGCGGAGACGGTGGCCAAGCTGCTCAAGAACGCCGGCACGCGGCTCCTGGTGGTCGGTCGCAACGAGGCGCGCGTGGGCGTCTTGGCCGCCGCCGTGGGCGGTGAGCCGCGGGGGTGGACCGAGCTCGCCGCTGCCCTGACCGAGGCCGACGTCGTCATCACCAGCACCAGCGCCCCAGGTTTCGTGGTGGACTACGACCTGATCTCGGGCATCCGCAAGAAGCGCCGCGGCCGCAACCTGTTCTTCATCGACCTGGCCGTGCCGCGCGACGTCGATCCGCGGGTCGAGAGCCTGAACGAGGTCTTCCTCTACAACATCGACGATTTCGAGCGCGTGGTCGGCGAGACGCGGCAGAGCCGCGCGCGCGAGGCGGAGCACGCCGAGCGCATCGTGGTCGAGGAGATGGCGGGCTGGGAGCGCTGGGCCGAGACCACGCAGATCACGCCGGTGGTGGTAGCGCTCCGGGCGCGGCTCGGCCGTTACCTCCACGCCGAGCTGGACAAGAGCCTGAAGAACCGCCTCAAGCACCTGGGTGCCGAGGAGCGCGCTGCCCTCGAGACCATGCTGGACGCCGCGCTGAACAAGATGCTGCACGCGCCGACCGCGCACCTCCGGCACGTGGTGACCGACAAGGACTACGAGAGCTACCGCGTGGAACAGCTGATGAGCGCGCTGACCGAGCTGTTCGAGCTGGACGCGGAGCCCCAGGCCGTGTCATCGACGCCGTCGCGGCCACCGGCGGCGACCGAGGCGGAGAACGCCGAGCAGTCGGAGCGCCGCGCCACCGGAACCAACGGAAAATGA
- a CDS encoding serine/threonine protein kinase — protein sequence MENEGPTVVETPAAGAKGGAGHDDPSVSPTGGVREPSTTQLPSPETVLLTAEIEQTRRMAITGTLFNIVGLASWPLVGGDRTAKTIATVGLAGAAVNNAWLWYVASDVRRYAQRTLIVYFALSAILNTGIIYYLGVFGPILVMFVLNLYAACLGYDRRVALVTLAGSVVPYVLLAGSVAIGWLPDPGLITATPHIGTVGRSIVVFCFAAFLGLVYAQARRTRELMVESLVQRDEAVRRASHREALFLEARQDLERALHGGGLGRFTDQTLGSYKLGAVLGRGGMGEVYAATHVADGRPAAVKMLLPEVIARPNYARRFLREARIASSLDSPHVVRVFEVGDESAPLPYLAMERLDGEALAQILRREERLAPRLVIDMVRQVGRGLSAATLAGIVHRDLKPQNLFLSRGEVTVWKILDFGVSKLTDGGGTLTQGEVVGTPQYMAPEQAQSADVGPRADLYGLGAIAYRALTGHPPFPARDIADVMLAVITEMPTRPSLLAPLPPDVDLVLAIAMAKAPGDRFESGEELAVALEAALAGRLDSALRGRGVKLLEELPWSEPGAVSRRRRRPRRA from the coding sequence GTGGAGAACGAGGGCCCGACCGTCGTCGAGACTCCCGCTGCAGGAGCCAAGGGCGGGGCGGGCCACGATGACCCTTCGGTGTCGCCGACGGGCGGCGTTCGTGAGCCCTCCACCACTCAGCTGCCGAGTCCGGAGACGGTCCTGCTCACCGCCGAAATCGAGCAGACGCGCCGGATGGCGATCACGGGCACGCTGTTCAACATCGTCGGTCTAGCCAGCTGGCCGCTCGTTGGAGGCGATCGCACTGCCAAGACCATTGCGACCGTCGGGCTCGCGGGCGCGGCGGTCAACAACGCGTGGCTCTGGTACGTGGCGTCCGACGTGCGCCGTTATGCCCAACGCACGCTGATCGTCTATTTCGCACTGTCGGCGATCCTGAACACCGGCATCATCTACTACCTCGGCGTGTTCGGGCCGATTCTGGTCATGTTCGTGCTGAACTTGTACGCCGCGTGCCTCGGCTACGATCGGCGGGTCGCGCTGGTGACTTTGGCCGGCAGCGTCGTGCCCTATGTCCTGCTAGCCGGCTCCGTCGCAATCGGATGGCTTCCCGACCCCGGCTTGATCACGGCGACGCCGCACATCGGGACCGTGGGGCGGAGCATCGTCGTATTCTGCTTCGCCGCATTTCTCGGCCTCGTCTACGCACAGGCGCGACGCACGCGGGAGCTGATGGTCGAGTCTCTGGTGCAGCGAGACGAGGCCGTCCGCAGAGCCTCGCACCGAGAGGCGCTCTTCCTCGAAGCGCGGCAGGATCTCGAGCGCGCGCTGCATGGGGGCGGTCTCGGTCGATTCACCGACCAGACGCTCGGCTCGTACAAGCTCGGCGCCGTGCTCGGGCGCGGCGGCATGGGTGAGGTGTACGCGGCCACCCACGTCGCCGATGGGCGGCCCGCGGCCGTCAAGATGCTGCTGCCGGAGGTGATCGCGCGACCGAACTACGCACGGAGGTTTCTGCGCGAAGCCAGGATCGCTTCCTCGCTCGACTCGCCGCATGTGGTGCGCGTGTTCGAGGTCGGTGACGAGTCGGCGCCGTTGCCGTACCTGGCCATGGAGCGACTCGACGGCGAGGCCCTCGCCCAGATCCTGCGACGGGAGGAGCGGCTGGCGCCCAGGCTGGTGATCGACATGGTGCGACAGGTGGGACGAGGCCTGAGCGCGGCAACCCTCGCGGGGATCGTCCACCGCGACCTCAAGCCGCAGAATCTGTTCTTGTCGCGGGGTGAGGTCACGGTCTGGAAGATCCTCGACTTCGGCGTGTCCAAGCTGACGGACGGTGGCGGAACACTCACGCAAGGCGAGGTCGTCGGCACGCCGCAGTACATGGCGCCCGAGCAAGCGCAGTCCGCCGATGTCGGCCCGCGTGCCGATCTCTACGGGTTGGGCGCGATCGCGTACCGCGCGCTCACGGGACACCCACCCTTCCCGGCGCGCGACATCGCGGACGTCATGCTCGCCGTCATCACGGAGATGCCCACTCGTCCGAGTCTGCTCGCGCCGCTCCCCCCTGACGTGGACTTGGTGTTGGCCATCGCAATGGCGAAGGCGCCGGGCGATCGCTTCGAGTCCGGGGAAGAGCTCGCGGTCGCGCTCGAGGCGGCGCTGGCAGGCCGGCTGGACAGCGCGTTGCGCGGACGTGGGGTGAAGCTCCTCGAAGAGCTGCCGTGGAGCGAACCTGGGGCCGTCTCGCGTCGCCGTCGAAGGCCGCGCCGTGCCTGA
- a CDS encoding class I SAM-dependent methyltransferase translates to MAHLYEAYFDGDIDIPGDIYEFLENRHQYVTNTLTQDHFKWAFTHFVPEALIHSKSQDERIVREHYDRGNDFFGWFLGERMVYTCAFFENRGESLEQAQDNKMNLVCRKLQLDAGERLLDIGCGWGTLARHAAKYYGVDSTGVTISKNQTEFGNKRIADWGLEKTARILCKDYRDIPNQKFDKIVSLEMVEHVGVKNLVSFYEQVRDLLTDEGLFLLQWTGLRRGMRAEDMIWIMFMGKYIFPGADASLPPAPMLKAMEKAGWETHSVENVSTHYGWTIRRWHDNWISNKDAVLKAYGERWYRIWHFFLAWSSIIARQGNAACFQVVLNKNLDNYDRERWINRKATILGDRAKDISPPAHASGNGQPRSWS, encoded by the coding sequence ATGGCGCACCTGTACGAGGCCTACTTCGACGGGGACATCGACATTCCGGGCGACATCTACGAGTTCCTCGAGAACCGCCACCAGTACGTCACCAACACGCTGACGCAGGATCACTTCAAGTGGGCCTTCACCCACTTCGTGCCCGAGGCCCTGATCCACTCCAAGAGCCAGGACGAGCGCATCGTCCGCGAGCACTACGACCGCGGCAACGACTTCTTCGGTTGGTTCCTCGGCGAGCGCATGGTCTACACCTGCGCGTTCTTCGAGAACCGCGGCGAGTCGCTGGAGCAAGCGCAGGACAACAAGATGAACCTGGTGTGCCGCAAGCTCCAGCTCGACGCCGGCGAGCGCCTGCTCGACATCGGCTGTGGCTGGGGCACCCTCGCCCGCCACGCCGCCAAGTACTACGGCGTCGACTCCACCGGCGTGACGATCTCGAAGAACCAGACCGAGTTCGGCAACAAGCGCATCGCCGACTGGGGCCTGGAGAAGACCGCGCGCATCCTGTGCAAGGACTACCGCGACATCCCGAACCAGAAGTTCGACAAGATCGTCTCGCTCGAGATGGTCGAGCACGTCGGCGTGAAGAACCTGGTCAGCTTCTACGAGCAGGTCCGCGACCTGCTCACCGACGAGGGCCTGTTCCTGCTCCAGTGGACGGGCCTGCGCCGCGGCATGCGCGCCGAGGACATGATCTGGATCATGTTCATGGGCAAGTACATCTTCCCGGGAGCCGACGCGAGCCTACCGCCCGCGCCGATGCTGAAGGCGATGGAGAAGGCCGGCTGGGAGACCCACAGCGTGGAGAACGTCTCCACCCACTACGGCTGGACCATCCGCCGCTGGCACGACAACTGGATCAGCAACAAGGACGCGGTCCTCAAGGCCTACGGCGAGCGCTGGTACCGCATCTGGCACTTCTTCCTCGCCTGGTCGTCGATCATCGCCCGCCAGGGCAACGCCGCCTGCTTCCAGGTCGTGCTCAACAAGAACCTCGACAACTACGACCGCGAGCGCTGGATCAACCGCAAGGCGACCATCCTCGGCGACCGCGCCAAGGACATTTCGCCTCCCGCGCATGCGAGCGGCAACGGTCAACCGCGCAGCTGGAGCTGA
- a CDS encoding LysM peptidoglycan-binding domain-containing protein: MRKGPRAFWCAATLLGVALVSPRAPAQETGGGGEGSGQVQVAPAQTTTTTYTTPPPGFPQPGAGDPNEHLPSSSRPTMDPTKGDGFDLGRGSAGAGSVRGAKGSSAVLGQGGAMRVPSFHTVRRGDTLWDLSGYYYGNSWNWPKVWSYNPQVSNPHWIYPGDQVRMKQGGDIRDAGTLGEGGGMVDRRAAVPRDTVFLRSAGYIDDPKRQVKGELLGSREDQMLLSEGNHVYLQIKKGVDVVPGQKLTIFTTVRKPAAVKGARRPPGQIIAIKGTVRVDQWDSKKRIARGEIVESTDAIERGALVGEVGRRIDVVPPKPSRVNRWARVLTSIYPHEFMGQNQVVFIDRGTEDGLSAGNRLFVVAKGDAWRASLKTAARSARDRMRTDVAEWAAVETTPLKGSEKDFPEEIVGELRVLRANKYSSVCLVTVSHREIEPGDRAVARKGF; this comes from the coding sequence ATGCGCAAGGGACCGAGGGCTTTTTGGTGTGCCGCGACGCTGCTCGGCGTCGCGCTGGTGAGCCCGCGCGCGCCCGCGCAGGAAACGGGAGGCGGCGGCGAAGGGAGTGGGCAGGTCCAGGTCGCCCCTGCGCAGACCACGACGACGACCTACACCACACCGCCGCCGGGGTTCCCACAACCGGGTGCGGGTGACCCGAACGAGCACCTGCCGTCGAGCTCGCGCCCGACGATGGACCCGACCAAGGGCGACGGCTTCGATCTCGGCCGCGGCTCCGCGGGCGCCGGCTCGGTCCGCGGCGCGAAGGGCTCGAGCGCGGTGCTCGGTCAGGGCGGCGCCATGCGCGTGCCGTCGTTCCACACCGTGCGTCGCGGCGACACTCTTTGGGATCTGTCGGGCTACTACTACGGCAACTCCTGGAACTGGCCGAAGGTCTGGAGCTACAACCCGCAGGTCTCCAACCCGCACTGGATCTACCCCGGCGATCAAGTGCGCATGAAGCAGGGCGGAGACATTCGCGACGCTGGGACGCTCGGGGAAGGCGGAGGGATGGTCGATCGCCGCGCGGCCGTGCCGCGCGACACCGTGTTCCTGCGCAGCGCCGGCTACATCGACGACCCCAAGCGCCAGGTGAAGGGCGAGCTGCTCGGATCGCGCGAGGACCAGATGCTGCTCTCCGAAGGCAACCACGTCTACCTCCAGATCAAGAAGGGCGTGGACGTCGTTCCCGGGCAGAAGCTCACCATCTTCACCACGGTGCGGAAGCCGGCGGCGGTGAAGGGGGCCCGCCGGCCGCCGGGTCAGATCATCGCCATCAAGGGCACGGTGCGGGTCGATCAGTGGGACTCGAAGAAGCGAATCGCCCGCGGCGAGATCGTCGAGTCCACCGACGCCATCGAGCGCGGCGCGCTGGTCGGCGAAGTGGGCCGGCGCATCGACGTGGTTCCGCCCAAGCCTTCCCGCGTGAATCGCTGGGCGCGGGTCCTGACCAGCATCTACCCCCACGAGTTCATGGGGCAGAACCAGGTGGTGTTCATCGACCGCGGCACGGAGGACGGGCTGTCCGCCGGCAACCGACTGTTCGTGGTGGCCAAGGGCGATGCTTGGCGCGCCTCGCTCAAGACGGCGGCGCGTAGCGCGAGGGATCGCATGCGCACCGACGTGGCAGAGTGGGCGGCCGTCGAGACGACGCCGCTCAAGGGCAGCGAGAAGGACTTCCCCGAAGAGATCGTCGGTGAGCTGCGCGTGCTGCGCGCCAACAAGTACAGCTCCGTCTGCCTGGTCACGGTCTCGCACCGCGAGATCGAGCCCGGTGATCGAGCTGTGGCCCGCAAGGGCTTCTAG
- a CDS encoding AgmX/PglI C-terminal domain-containing protein has product MAGDYLWDRSGAPDPDLVYLERLLPRVREQVRRAPSGELPPRRDSGSRRGLAVAALALAAGVAVAVGAWQLAKQPEPTSIHGEPASVPAAAAPAPNPSTPAPEPTPPPKPPIARAAPPAPTPAAAASLSSAEPEPEASARSPAEIQAVVARHRHEVKERCWEPALAKRKEGAASTVRLSVTFTIEANGGVTAVKAGASPPDYPGLASCVAGEVRAWSFGPASAALVVAVPFVFAEG; this is encoded by the coding sequence GTGGCGGGTGACTACCTCTGGGACCGCTCTGGCGCACCAGACCCGGACCTGGTGTACCTGGAGCGACTGCTGCCGCGGGTGCGCGAGCAGGTGCGACGGGCACCATCGGGCGAGCTCCCTCCCCGACGCGACAGCGGCTCGCGCCGTGGCCTCGCCGTCGCCGCCTTGGCGCTGGCGGCGGGCGTCGCCGTCGCCGTCGGCGCCTGGCAGCTGGCGAAGCAGCCGGAGCCGACTTCAATCCACGGCGAGCCCGCGTCCGTCCCGGCGGCCGCAGCACCAGCGCCCAACCCGAGCACGCCCGCGCCGGAGCCCACACCGCCGCCCAAACCTCCCATCGCGCGCGCGGCCCCCCCCGCTCCCACACCCGCGGCCGCGGCCTCGCTCTCGAGCGCCGAGCCCGAGCCGGAAGCGAGCGCGCGGAGCCCCGCCGAGATCCAGGCGGTGGTCGCGCGCCACCGGCACGAGGTGAAGGAGCGCTGCTGGGAGCCCGCGCTCGCCAAGCGCAAGGAGGGCGCGGCGAGCACCGTGAGGCTCAGCGTGACCTTCACCATCGAGGCGAACGGCGGCGTCACCGCGGTCAAGGCGGGCGCGAGCCCGCCAGACTACCCGGGGCTCGCGAGCTGTGTCGCCGGCGAGGTGCGGGCCTGGAGCTTCGGCCCCGCGAGCGCCGCGCTGGTGGTAGCGGTGCCTTTCGTGTTCGCAGAGGGCTAG
- a CDS encoding sigma-70 family RNA polymerase sigma factor, whose amino-acid sequence MARAEPGQEAPAAEAAPAFVPLVEAAQQGDRAAFAQLYDQFEPTVRGIALARVSPEQARDVLHDVFVTVLTRLGSLRVPLAFPTWLAAIARNRAIDVARRTAPIREPDERALGVVSLDERALGILREIQALPEGHAELLVLRFVEGMTGPEIAERLGLTEGYVRVKLGRGLKLLRKRLGEGGERGG is encoded by the coding sequence GTGGCCCGAGCAGAACCCGGCCAGGAGGCGCCTGCCGCCGAGGCAGCGCCGGCGTTCGTCCCGCTGGTCGAGGCCGCCCAGCAGGGAGACCGCGCGGCGTTCGCCCAGCTGTACGACCAGTTCGAGCCGACGGTACGGGGCATCGCCCTGGCCCGGGTCTCGCCTGAGCAGGCCCGGGACGTCCTCCACGACGTGTTCGTGACGGTGCTCACGCGGCTCGGCTCGCTGCGCGTCCCGCTGGCGTTCCCGACCTGGCTGGCGGCCATCGCTCGCAATCGCGCGATCGACGTCGCGCGCCGGACGGCGCCGATCCGCGAGCCCGACGAACGCGCGCTCGGGGTGGTTTCACTGGACGAGCGGGCGCTGGGCATCTTGCGCGAGATCCAGGCCCTGCCCGAGGGCCACGCGGAGCTCCTGGTGCTGCGCTTCGTGGAGGGCATGACGGGACCGGAGATTGCCGAGCGCCTGGGCCTGACCGAAGGCTACGTGCGGGTGAAGCTGGGCCGAGGGCTGAAGCTCCTCAGGAAGCGCCTGGGGGAGGGAGGCGAGCGTGGCGGGTGA
- a CDS encoding DUF559 domain-containing protein — protein MRFAQTPTEETLWQALRGGKLGVVVRRQYVIGQYIADFAVPSARLAIEVDGAYHAARRAADARRDRELGRRGWRVLHLPAELVANDLAQAVALVRAALASA, from the coding sequence ATGCGCTTCGCGCAAACGCCTACGGAAGAGACGCTGTGGCAGGCGCTCCGCGGCGGGAAGCTTGGCGTGGTCGTCCGCCGCCAGTACGTCATCGGCCAGTACATCGCGGACTTCGCCGTGCCCTCGGCGCGGCTCGCGATTGAAGTCGATGGCGCGTATCACGCCGCACGGCGGGCCGCCGACGCGCGGCGGGACCGCGAGCTCGGGCGCCGCGGGTGGCGCGTGCTGCACCTGCCGGCGGAGCTGGTGGCCAACGATCTGGCGCAAGCAGTCGCGCTCGTGCGCGCGGCGCTCGCTTCCGCGTGA
- the ltrA gene encoding group II intron reverse transcriptase/maturase produces the protein MTGTPNPESVSTKIERIAKRAREMRGVGLNTLAHFIDIDWLREAHRRTRKDGASGVDGRTAEEYAANLEGNLRSLLDRAKSGDAYRAPPVRRVHIPKPGGSKTRPIGIPTFEDKVLQRAVMMVLEAVYEQDFLDCSFGFRPGRGAHDALYMLRESLMSMAGGWVLEADIESFFDSVDRTKLREILERRVRDGVLLRLIGKWLNAGVMEDGHVYRPDSGTPQGGVISPLLANVYLHEVLDEWFECQVKPRLKGRAVLIRYADDFVIVFEREEDARRVLDVLPKRFGKYNLRLHPEKTRLVPFRRPPRRRVPRGPDHRRPGTFNLLGFTHFWCRSRKGFWVVLRKTETSRLSRALKGISLWLRQNRHEPIRRQHRALVKKVSGHYAYYGVTGNYLALDSFRYWVRVLWCKWLSRRSNTSGGMQAMNVLLEAYPLPRPVISHAI, from the coding sequence ATGACCGGGACACCGAATCCGGAATCAGTCTCAACGAAAATCGAACGGATAGCGAAACGCGCGAGGGAGATGCGCGGCGTGGGACTGAACACGCTCGCGCATTTCATCGACATCGATTGGCTACGCGAAGCGCATCGGCGCACTCGCAAGGATGGCGCCTCGGGCGTCGATGGACGGACTGCGGAAGAATATGCGGCGAATTTGGAGGGTAACCTCCGCTCGCTGCTCGACCGCGCGAAGTCCGGCGACGCCTATCGCGCGCCCCCCGTGCGGCGTGTGCACATCCCGAAACCGGGTGGGTCGAAGACTCGCCCGATCGGCATCCCCACCTTCGAGGACAAGGTCCTTCAACGGGCGGTGATGATGGTGCTCGAAGCTGTGTACGAGCAGGACTTCTTGGACTGCTCGTTCGGGTTTCGGCCGGGGCGCGGCGCACACGACGCACTGTACATGCTGCGTGAGAGCCTGATGTCGATGGCTGGGGGCTGGGTGCTCGAAGCGGACATCGAGAGCTTTTTCGATTCCGTGGACCGCACCAAGCTCCGAGAAATCCTCGAGCGGAGGGTGCGCGATGGGGTGCTTTTGCGACTCATCGGCAAGTGGCTGAATGCTGGTGTGATGGAGGACGGGCATGTCTACCGCCCGGACTCCGGCACGCCGCAAGGTGGAGTGATCTCGCCACTCCTGGCGAACGTCTACCTGCACGAGGTGCTCGACGAATGGTTCGAGTGTCAGGTCAAGCCACGGCTGAAAGGCCGTGCGGTTTTGATCCGATACGCGGATGACTTCGTCATCGTCTTCGAGCGGGAAGAGGACGCTCGTCGCGTTCTGGACGTACTGCCAAAGCGATTTGGCAAGTACAACCTACGCCTCCACCCAGAGAAGACCCGGCTGGTTCCGTTCCGCAGGCCGCCTCGGCGTCGAGTCCCTCGTGGACCCGACCATCGGCGGCCGGGGACCTTCAACCTGCTCGGCTTCACGCACTTCTGGTGTCGGTCACGGAAGGGCTTCTGGGTTGTACTGAGGAAAACCGAGACATCCCGCCTCAGCCGGGCGCTCAAGGGCATCTCGCTCTGGTTGCGCCAGAACCGGCACGAGCCGATTCGCAGACAGCATCGAGCGCTGGTGAAGAAGGTCAGCGGCCACTACGCGTACTACGGTGTCACCGGGAACTACTTGGCGCTGGACTCGTTCCGGTACTGGGTCCGGGTGCTGTGGTGCAAGTGGTTGTCGCGTCGTTCCAACACCAGCGGCGGAATGCAGGCGATGAACGTGCTGTTGGAAGCGTACCCGCTTCCTCGGCCGGTCATCTCGCATGCGATCTGA